A genomic region of Mesobacillus jeotgali contains the following coding sequences:
- a CDS encoding metallophosphoesterase, giving the protein MSEQITRRTFIKRAVGTLLTAGGLGTGSYFYAREVEPRMLDITRHTIKNAALPSGFDGVRVIQFSDTHIGFQYTMEQLKQLITKINKLKPDLIVFTGDLLDDPRNFTEKNELITMLSNLDAPLGKFAVYGNHDHGGYGSDLYKQIMEQSGFTLLLNTSANIKLLDGSSIWIAGIDDAMLGKPDLNASMAKIPTDSYTILLSHAPDKAEEAAQHPIQMQMSGHSHGGQIQIPFYGPLVTPPFAEKYVEGFYTVGPNDGLTLYVNRGLGTTRLPFRFLSQPELAIFTLISEKTSS; this is encoded by the coding sequence ATGTCTGAACAAATCACTCGGAGGACTTTTATAAAAAGGGCAGTCGGAACTTTGTTGACTGCTGGGGGACTCGGCACAGGGAGCTATTTTTATGCCCGTGAAGTCGAACCCCGCATGCTTGATATTACCCGCCATACGATAAAAAATGCCGCGTTGCCATCCGGGTTTGATGGTGTCAGGGTCATTCAGTTCAGCGATACCCATATTGGATTCCAGTATACAATGGAACAGCTGAAGCAACTGATTACCAAAATCAACAAACTCAAGCCAGATTTGATTGTTTTTACCGGAGATTTACTTGACGATCCCCGAAACTTCACTGAAAAAAACGAGCTTATTACCATGTTGAGCAACCTGGATGCCCCGCTTGGAAAGTTTGCCGTGTATGGTAACCATGACCATGGGGGATACGGGTCCGATCTATATAAGCAAATAATGGAGCAATCAGGATTCACATTATTACTGAACACCTCAGCTAACATCAAGCTTCTCGACGGCAGTTCGATATGGATTGCCGGAATTGATGATGCTATGCTCGGTAAACCCGATCTGAACGCGTCCATGGCCAAAATACCAACAGACTCATATACGATCCTCTTATCCCATGCTCCAGACAAAGCAGAAGAAGCAGCACAACATCCAATTCAAATGCAGATGAGCGGACATAGCCATGGAGGACAGATCCAGATTCCCTTTTACGGCCCTTTGGTTACGCCGCCCTTTGCCGAAAAATATGTGGAGGGCTTTTATACTGTTGGCCCCAACGACGGTCTGACCCTATATGTGAATCGCGGACTTGGAACGACCAGGCTTCCGTTCAGGTTTTTGTCACAGCCTGAACTTGCGATTTTCACCTTAATAAGTGAAAAAACAAGCAGCTGA
- a CDS encoding C39 family peptidase yields MKTWHFIGILLPLLGCSHGSPAENEAQMQKTLNEQIMTNESPEPIQEMAVPNSIQKQEKKLQEQKSKALMNVPLIKQNPELKYGCEVTSLAMVLKYAGADTDKMKLFNEIRKDNDPLKRSANGDILSWGNPAEGFVGDMTGKQAGYAVFDKPMIDLINRYLPGRAVNLTGKDFSEVLAHVSAGYPAVVWTTGDYRLPDRWESWTHGNEVIKTPLDLHAVVLVGFNETTVYLNDPLSGRKQVPVNKTGFIETWKAMQSRAVSYR; encoded by the coding sequence ATGAAAACGTGGCATTTCATCGGCATTCTTCTTCCATTGCTTGGATGCAGCCACGGCTCGCCCGCCGAAAACGAAGCACAAATGCAGAAAACATTGAATGAACAAATCATGACGAATGAAAGTCCTGAGCCTATTCAGGAAATGGCGGTCCCAAACTCTATTCAAAAACAAGAAAAAAAACTGCAAGAGCAAAAAAGCAAAGCGTTAATGAACGTACCCTTGATCAAACAAAATCCAGAGTTAAAATACGGTTGTGAAGTAACCAGCCTGGCGATGGTGCTGAAATATGCCGGAGCTGATACGGATAAAATGAAGCTTTTCAATGAGATAAGGAAAGATAATGATCCTTTGAAGAGATCAGCAAACGGAGATATTTTGAGCTGGGGGAACCCTGCTGAAGGTTTTGTTGGAGATATGACCGGAAAGCAGGCAGGTTACGCGGTCTTCGATAAACCAATGATTGATTTAATTAATCGGTATTTACCAGGCAGAGCCGTCAATTTGACAGGCAAAGATTTTAGCGAAGTACTTGCACATGTATCTGCTGGTTATCCTGCAGTTGTATGGACTACCGGCGATTATCGACTGCCCGACCGGTGGGAATCCTGGACGCATGGCAATGAAGTCATTAAAACGCCACTAGACCTTCATGCAGTAGTCCTGGTCGGGTTCAATGAAACAACGGTCTATTTGAACGACCCTCTGTCTGGCCGAAAACAGGTGCCAGTAAACAAGACTGGCTTTATAGAAACATGGAAAGCGATGCAGTCAAGAGCAGTCAGTTACCGTTAA
- a CDS encoding EAL domain-containing protein encodes MDALDILTNLEHVVPFFQPIFNADEHKIIGYEVLGRYINENDDISLGSFFQDDTIPEEYRIEVENVVFTKAMDVASQSGEQELLWFINRNAGLLMMDDGEGFLQMILSYQEKGVKSEQIVLEISVSNEQGNIEHLINYYKSFGIKIAMDKVGNESSYFERIAGIEPEILKIDMSSLRSNNSGPAYLDVLHSLSILARKIGATLLFENIETPYQLQFAWKNGGRFYQGFYLIKPQRGLVERDILREKLKSEIHGFILSEKKRLHSFFDLRIELHTKFQELINRNKKWQNPSEFLMSLGDSLDGIAFRMYICDEDGFQLSPNLYNTGDQWLLQPVYEGKNWSWRPYFLENIIRMRTGKKGILSDRYSDIETGEVIRTFSLPLNGTEFLFVDLSASFLNQREGLF; translated from the coding sequence TTGGATGCTCTGGATATTTTAACTAACCTTGAACATGTCGTTCCTTTTTTTCAACCGATTTTTAATGCAGATGAGCATAAAATCATTGGATATGAAGTATTGGGCCGGTATATTAACGAAAATGATGATATAAGTCTTGGGTCTTTTTTTCAGGATGATACGATCCCGGAAGAGTATCGGATTGAAGTTGAGAATGTCGTTTTTACCAAAGCGATGGATGTTGCCTCTCAATCAGGGGAACAGGAGCTTTTATGGTTTATAAACAGGAATGCGGGATTATTGATGATGGACGATGGAGAAGGATTTTTACAAATGATTCTTTCGTACCAGGAAAAGGGAGTCAAATCTGAGCAAATTGTTCTTGAAATTTCTGTCTCCAACGAACAAGGTAATATAGAGCATCTAATCAACTACTACAAATCCTTTGGGATTAAAATCGCGATGGATAAAGTCGGCAATGAAAGCAGCTATTTTGAGCGCATAGCAGGTATTGAACCTGAAATCCTAAAAATTGATATGTCCTCTCTTAGGTCCAATAACTCTGGTCCTGCTTATCTCGATGTCCTCCATTCTTTATCAATTCTCGCGCGTAAAATTGGAGCAACCCTATTGTTTGAAAACATCGAAACTCCTTACCAGCTGCAGTTTGCCTGGAAGAACGGAGGAAGATTTTATCAAGGGTTCTATCTGATTAAACCTCAAAGGGGATTAGTTGAAAGGGATATCCTGCGGGAGAAATTAAAGTCTGAAATTCATGGGTTTATTCTATCCGAGAAGAAGCGGCTTCATTCTTTTTTTGACTTGAGAATCGAGTTGCACACAAAGTTCCAGGAGCTGATAAACCGCAATAAAAAATGGCAAAATCCAAGCGAGTTCCTCATGTCCCTTGGAGACAGCCTTGATGGAATAGCCTTCCGGATGTATATATGTGACGAAGATGGTTTTCAGCTATCGCCGAACCTTTATAATACAGGAGATCAGTGGCTGCTGCAGCCCGTATACGAGGGTAAGAACTGGAGTTGGAGACCTTACTTCCTCGAGAATATCATTAGAATGAGGACAGGAAAAAAAGGGATTCTGTCAGACCGCTACAGTGATATCGAAACAGGGGAGGTCATTCGGACGTTTTCGCTGCCTTTAAATGGTACAGAATTTTTATTTGTTGATTTGAGTGCCTCCTTTCTTAATCAACGTGAAGGGTTATTTTAA
- a CDS encoding DUF3993 domain-containing protein, which produces MDKQLKLLFLILSFLLFLVPANAYAKSDLDGREEVFAFLGKAFDSQVSLSEKGRTMEEIEGVLDPYFTDDYKSRFIEENVVGQENEYQTYGTDFALYYIPFYAFSEKTKVVEMENEIYVVEFFPGNTEGPVSYEDHYEGLKLVKETGNWKVADYLYDEVPQEVINRAYPEKAKEQQQAANPENEEKSAIGKMVFGPNFSTLKTFMELGVIFKNESRTLLFGLL; this is translated from the coding sequence ATGGACAAGCAATTAAAGCTATTATTTTTGATTTTATCGTTTTTATTATTTTTGGTACCGGCCAATGCATATGCCAAGTCAGATTTGGATGGCAGGGAAGAAGTTTTCGCATTCCTCGGAAAGGCATTTGATTCACAGGTTTCCTTAAGTGAAAAAGGCAGGACCATGGAAGAAATTGAAGGAGTATTGGATCCTTATTTTACAGACGACTATAAGTCCCGATTCATAGAAGAGAATGTGGTAGGACAGGAAAATGAGTACCAGACTTATGGTACGGATTTTGCTCTATATTATATTCCGTTTTACGCCTTTTCAGAAAAAACAAAGGTCGTGGAAATGGAGAATGAAATTTATGTAGTCGAGTTTTTCCCTGGCAATACGGAAGGCCCTGTAAGCTATGAAGATCATTATGAAGGCTTGAAGCTCGTTAAAGAGACTGGTAATTGGAAGGTAGCTGATTACCTGTATGATGAGGTTCCACAGGAAGTCATCAATAGAGCCTATCCTGAAAAAGCGAAGGAGCAGCAACAGGCTGCAAACCCTGAGAACGAAGAAAAGTCTGCGATCGGGAAAATGGTATTTGGACCGAATTTCTCAACGCTGAAGACATTCATGGAGTTAGGTGTAATCTTTAAGAATGAGAGTAGGACATTATTATTCGGTTTATTATAA
- a CDS encoding glutaredoxin family protein yields MNDIIVYTQNDCPPCQIIKMFLTEYGFSYEEKNINEDEKSRQELTEIYKSYSTPTIVIGEEIITGFDLEKLKKVLDIRE; encoded by the coding sequence ATGAACGACATCATTGTTTACACCCAAAACGATTGCCCTCCTTGCCAAATCATTAAAATGTTCCTGACTGAATACGGCTTTTCCTATGAAGAAAAAAATATCAACGAAGATGAAAAAAGCAGGCAAGAGCTTACCGAAATTTACAAGTCTTATTCCACACCAACCATCGTGATTGGTGAAGAAATCATCACAGGCTTTGACCTCGAGAAGTTGAAAAAGGTTCTGGATATTAGGGAATAA
- a CDS encoding MBL fold metallo-hydrolase, translating to MKKPVQLSENVYLIDDFDLSIAERTGTYVLTEEKVTLIETSASPSIPYILEGLQTLGVTPADISYIIVTHIHLDHAGGAGLLLQQCPNAKVIVHPKGARHLADPSRLIMGAKAVYGEKFSQLFDPIVKIPEERLVVKGDGDTLRISETLTLEFLDTPGHANHHFSIYHPLTKGIFSGDTAGIFYPQLDREGIEFYLPTTSPNQFDPEKMLHSIGRFKELGVERIYFGHYGMSEKPSEAFRQVESWLEVFVEEARKVVLEEKNPEKQVEYITQKLYDKIKTHLNQLGLPEQHPIYDLLYLDVNVSSMGLAHYLNKNTGGTH from the coding sequence TTGAAAAAACCAGTGCAACTATCCGAAAATGTCTATCTAATCGATGATTTTGATTTAAGTATCGCGGAACGCACCGGTACATATGTTTTAACGGAAGAAAAAGTAACACTTATAGAAACATCTGCAAGTCCCTCGATTCCCTATATCCTTGAAGGCTTACAAACACTAGGTGTAACTCCAGCCGATATCTCATACATAATTGTGACACATATTCACCTCGACCATGCAGGGGGAGCGGGATTGCTGCTCCAGCAATGCCCTAATGCTAAAGTAATCGTTCACCCAAAGGGTGCCAGGCATCTAGCTGACCCTTCAAGATTGATTATGGGAGCCAAGGCTGTATATGGTGAAAAGTTTTCGCAGCTATTTGACCCGATCGTTAAGATTCCCGAAGAGCGCCTGGTGGTTAAAGGCGACGGTGACACACTGAGAATCAGCGAGACACTGACACTTGAATTTCTAGATACTCCAGGCCATGCAAACCACCACTTCAGTATCTATCATCCGCTAACAAAAGGGATTTTCTCTGGTGACACAGCCGGTATTTTCTATCCTCAGCTTGATCGCGAAGGCATAGAATTCTACCTGCCTACGACCTCACCGAACCAGTTTGATCCGGAAAAGATGCTTCATTCCATAGGCCGTTTTAAGGAACTCGGAGTAGAGCGAATTTATTTTGGACATTATGGCATGTCAGAAAAACCATCTGAAGCTTTCAGGCAAGTGGAGAGTTGGCTTGAAGTTTTCGTTGAAGAAGCAAGAAAGGTAGTCCTGGAGGAAAAGAATCCAGAAAAGCAAGTTGAGTACATTACACAGAAACTTTATGATAAAATTAAAACTCACTTGAACCAGCTGGGACTGCCAGAGCAGCATCCGATATATGATCTGCTATATCTCGATGTAAATGTGAGCTCCATGGGGCTGGCTCATTATTTGAACAAGAATACAGGAGGAACCCATTAA
- a CDS encoding YkuJ family protein yields MSQLQGIITRLKNLQEQSNGGEPAQRFFEVNGERKCQVTYHPKTETYELEIYNDKEKPKKYQFDNIDMITIEIFDLIQ; encoded by the coding sequence ATGTCACAGCTTCAGGGAATAATCACTCGTTTAAAGAATTTGCAAGAGCAGTCCAATGGAGGAGAACCTGCTCAACGCTTTTTTGAAGTGAATGGTGAGCGTAAATGCCAGGTTACATACCATCCAAAAACTGAAACATACGAATTGGAAATATACAATGACAAAGAAAAGCCTAAGAAATATCAATTCGACAACATTGATATGATTACAATCGAGATCTTTGATCTTATTCAGTAA
- the cbpB gene encoding cyclic-di-AMP-binding protein CbpB, with protein sequence MISLYSGEFLEVSIRDVMIPSERVAHVQVGNSLEHALLVLTKSGYTAIPVLDPHYRLMGLISTPIIMDSILGLERIEFEQLEKKRVEEAMNSKIPRINIHSTLQSSLDLLVDHPFLCIEDDSGIFEGILTRRTVLLKLTKQVKRYNKN encoded by the coding sequence ATGATTAGTCTTTACAGCGGTGAGTTTTTGGAAGTGTCAATTAGAGACGTGATGATACCTTCTGAACGTGTAGCCCATGTCCAAGTCGGCAATAGCCTTGAGCATGCTCTTCTTGTTTTAACAAAGAGTGGGTATACTGCGATTCCTGTCCTTGATCCTCATTATCGTCTAATGGGTTTAATCAGTACACCTATTATAATGGATTCAATTCTCGGCCTGGAGAGAATAGAGTTTGAGCAACTTGAGAAAAAACGAGTCGAAGAAGCTATGAATTCGAAAATACCAAGAATCAACATCCACTCAACTCTTCAATCCTCCTTAGACCTTCTTGTAGATCACCCTTTTCTCTGTATAGAAGATGATTCTGGAATATTTGAAGGTATTCTGACAAGACGGACCGTATTGCTGAAATTGACCAAGCAAGTTAAAAGGTATAATAAAAATTAA
- a CDS encoding MDR family MFS transporter, with product MGQAEQKMNKKETKRSFVLATVMLAMFMGAVEGTIVSTAMPAIVGDLGGFALYSWVFSAYLLMNAVTVLIYGKLSDLFGRKPILTFGIIIFLIGSILSGTAETMEMLILYRFIQGFGAGAVMPIATTIVGDIYSREERAKIQGYLSSVWGISAVSGPALGGLLVEYASWRYVFWINVPLGILAIAGLWLYLHEDIEKKKHKIDYPGAVLLTVAISSLMIVLVEAGANWAWSSPKTIGLIGLSVLTLILFIFQERRAEEPMMPFNIWRERSIFIANMTSLTTGVMLIGISSFLPAFVQGVMERSPIVAGFTLTAMSIGWPIAAAVSGRLLLSIGYRKTSLFGGAALILGSILFVTLTPEAGPLWAAAGSFFVGVGMGLTSTAFIVSIQSTVAWQQRGIATAANMFMRNLGNTVGAALLGGVLNSSILSYMKKNGAEEQDLTIDTANVLLNESERMKLPAELKTILQDALTNALHSVYIVVFIFAIVSMLFILFLPKKEKTAE from the coding sequence ATGGGACAAGCTGAACAAAAAATGAACAAGAAAGAAACGAAACGCTCTTTTGTCCTGGCGACGGTCATGCTTGCCATGTTTATGGGAGCTGTTGAAGGAACGATTGTTTCGACTGCTATGCCGGCAATCGTCGGTGACCTGGGCGGTTTTGCATTATATAGCTGGGTATTCTCTGCGTATTTGCTTATGAATGCAGTTACTGTTCTTATCTATGGGAAATTATCCGATTTATTTGGCAGGAAACCAATTTTAACATTTGGGATTATTATTTTCTTGATCGGTTCGATTCTTTCCGGGACGGCCGAAACGATGGAGATGCTGATTTTATACCGATTCATTCAGGGTTTTGGTGCTGGTGCGGTCATGCCGATTGCGACAACAATTGTAGGTGACATTTATTCAAGAGAAGAAAGGGCGAAAATCCAGGGGTATCTCTCCAGCGTATGGGGAATTTCAGCTGTATCGGGGCCGGCGCTTGGAGGCTTGCTAGTGGAATATGCAAGCTGGAGATATGTTTTCTGGATCAATGTCCCGCTCGGTATCCTTGCCATCGCGGGTCTCTGGCTTTATCTTCATGAAGATATTGAGAAAAAGAAACATAAGATTGATTATCCTGGAGCAGTGCTCCTTACTGTGGCGATTAGTTCACTGATGATTGTCCTGGTCGAAGCGGGAGCAAATTGGGCCTGGTCATCACCAAAAACCATCGGCCTTATTGGCTTGAGTGTTCTGACCTTGATTCTCTTTATTTTTCAAGAGAGAAGGGCAGAAGAGCCGATGATGCCATTTAATATTTGGCGTGAACGGTCTATTTTCATCGCGAATATGACTTCCTTGACAACCGGTGTTATGCTGATTGGTATTTCAAGCTTTTTGCCAGCCTTTGTTCAGGGAGTCATGGAGAGGTCCCCGATTGTGGCTGGTTTTACCTTGACGGCCATGTCAATAGGGTGGCCAATCGCAGCAGCTGTAAGCGGTCGCCTGCTCTTGAGTATCGGCTACCGCAAGACTTCTCTATTTGGTGGTGCGGCATTGATTCTCGGAAGTATCCTGTTCGTCACCCTGACACCTGAAGCAGGTCCATTATGGGCTGCAGCAGGGTCGTTTTTCGTTGGAGTGGGGATGGGTCTTACTAGTACGGCATTCATTGTTTCCATCCAAAGTACAGTTGCCTGGCAGCAAAGAGGAATCGCAACGGCAGCAAATATGTTCATGAGGAACCTGGGCAATACTGTAGGAGCTGCCTTGCTTGGTGGAGTACTTAATAGCAGCATTCTGAGCTATATGAAAAAGAATGGAGCAGAAGAACAGGATCTGACTATAGATACAGCAAATGTTCTGCTCAATGAATCAGAACGGATGAAGCTCCCGGCAGAGTTAAAGACAATCCTTCAGGATGCGCTGACAAATGCTCTTCATTCGGTTTACATTGTCGTATTCATTTTTGCTATTGTCAGTATGCTGTTCATCTTATTCCTGCCTAAAAAGGAGAAAACTGCAGAGTGA
- a CDS encoding LysR family transcriptional regulator: MSSISEFHLLSVLAQEMNMRKAAERLFVSQPALSQRLQSLEKDWGTKLFLRSQKGLTLTPAGEVVIQFVNETIAREDKARESIHALNSEVYGTLKIAVASIVGQNWLPQVLKKYVNRYPQAKISLVTGWSSEISKALYEDQVHIGIIRGTPDWKGVKIHLFKDSLYLVDTEITSPEQVLETDRPFIQFKSDSNYYQEIQDWWLRQFQTAPKRTIIVDQIETCKQMTFNGIGYAILPAITLNGAEKDIFKVPLHDENNEPLGRDTWLLGYESAFRLKQVQAFIDIVKEHIVESKKTDK; this comes from the coding sequence ATGTCATCTATTTCAGAGTTTCATCTGTTATCTGTGCTTGCACAGGAAATGAATATGAGGAAGGCCGCGGAGAGATTATTCGTATCACAGCCAGCTTTGTCACAGCGGCTCCAATCGCTAGAGAAGGATTGGGGTACCAAGCTTTTCCTCCGGTCACAAAAAGGGCTGACTTTAACTCCTGCTGGAGAGGTCGTAATACAATTTGTTAATGAAACAATTGCCAGAGAGGATAAAGCCAGGGAATCAATCCATGCATTAAATTCAGAGGTGTATGGAACCCTTAAAATAGCTGTAGCTTCGATTGTCGGTCAAAATTGGCTGCCACAGGTATTGAAGAAATATGTAAACCGTTACCCGCAGGCTAAAATTTCACTTGTTACTGGGTGGAGCAGTGAAATTTCAAAGGCACTCTATGAAGATCAGGTACACATAGGAATCATCAGGGGCACACCAGACTGGAAGGGTGTCAAAATTCACTTATTCAAGGACAGTCTGTATTTGGTGGACACGGAAATAACGAGCCCTGAACAAGTATTGGAAACAGACCGGCCGTTTATCCAGTTTAAAAGTGATTCTAACTACTACCAGGAAATACAGGATTGGTGGTTACGGCAATTCCAGACGGCGCCAAAAAGGACAATCATTGTAGACCAGATTGAAACCTGCAAACAAATGACCTTTAACGGTATCGGCTACGCAATTCTTCCGGCAATAACACTTAATGGTGCGGAAAAGGACATTTTTAAAGTCCCGCTTCACGACGAAAACAATGAGCCGTTGGGAAGGGACACCTGGCTTCTTGGGTATGAATCAGCTTTTCGGTTAAAGCAGGTCCAGGCCTTCATTGACATCGTCAAAGAACATATAGTTGAATCCAAGAAAACAGATAAATAG
- the dapD gene encoding 2,3,4,5-tetrahydropyridine-2,6-dicarboxylate N-acetyltransferase produces MKMMDANEIISFIQNSKKATPVKVYIKGDLEGIDFGENAKTFITGNTGVIFGEWSEINPAIEANQAKIEDYVIENDRRNSAIPLLDMKNIKARIEPGAIIRDQVEIGDNAVIMMGASINIGAVVGEGTMIDMNVVLGGRATVGKNCHIGAGSVLAGVIEPPSAKPVVVEDDVVIGANAVVLEGVTVGKGAVVAAGAIVIDDVPPYTVVAGTPARVIKEIDEKTKSKTEIKQELRQL; encoded by the coding sequence ATGAAAATGATGGATGCTAATGAAATTATTTCGTTTATTCAAAATAGCAAAAAAGCCACTCCGGTAAAGGTATATATTAAAGGTGACCTTGAAGGAATCGATTTTGGCGAGAATGCCAAGACGTTCATCACAGGCAACACTGGTGTAATTTTCGGAGAATGGTCTGAAATCAATCCCGCAATCGAAGCTAACCAGGCTAAGATTGAAGATTATGTCATTGAAAACGACCGCAGGAATTCAGCTATTCCTTTGCTAGATATGAAAAATATCAAGGCTCGTATTGAACCAGGTGCGATTATCAGGGACCAGGTGGAAATCGGCGATAATGCCGTTATTATGATGGGCGCTTCAATTAACATTGGTGCTGTTGTAGGCGAAGGCACGATGATCGATATGAACGTAGTACTTGGCGGACGTGCAACAGTCGGAAAGAACTGCCACATCGGTGCGGGTTCTGTGCTTGCTGGTGTTATTGAGCCACCTTCAGCGAAGCCAGTCGTAGTTGAAGATGATGTAGTAATCGGAGCAAACGCAGTTGTCCTTGAGGGTGTAACAGTAGGCAAGGGTGCAGTTGTTGCGGCAGGCGCAATTGTTATCGACGATGTGCCACCATATACAGTGGTAGCTGGAACACCAGCTCGCGTGATTAAGGAAATCGACGAAAAAACGAAATCTAAAACTGAAATCAAGCAGGAGCTTCGCCAGCTTTAA
- a CDS encoding N-acetyldiaminopimelate deacetylase, with protein MDSTTFVKIRRDLHQIPELGFKEFKTQAYLLDYLSSLPQDTLEIKTWKTGIFVRIKGSNPNKTIGYRADIDGLPITEGTGLEFKSLHEGQMHACGHDFHMSIALGLISYFVAHPIDDNLLFIFQPAEEGPGGAEPMLKTDIMQEWKPDMIIALHIAPEYPVGTIATREGLLFANTSELFIDLVGKGGHAAYPHQTNDMVVAACALVNQLQSVVSRNVDPLDSAVVTIGKITGGTVQNIIAETARLEGTIRTLSVESMARVKERIEALVKGIEVGYQCKTSIDYGAMYHQVYNNEGLAREFIAFAEERENIDVVVCKEAMTGEDFGYMLKEIPGFMFWLGVNSDQGLHHARLDPDEDAIEAAINLLTKYIEYKSN; from the coding sequence ATGGATTCTACTACTTTCGTAAAAATTAGAAGAGATTTGCACCAAATTCCTGAGCTGGGTTTCAAGGAGTTCAAAACTCAGGCGTATCTCCTTGATTATTTAAGCAGTCTTCCTCAGGACACCTTGGAAATTAAGACATGGAAGACTGGAATTTTTGTCAGGATTAAGGGAAGTAATCCTAATAAGACAATTGGTTACAGAGCAGATATCGACGGTCTTCCGATCACGGAAGGAACTGGTTTGGAATTCAAATCACTTCATGAAGGGCAAATGCATGCATGCGGGCATGACTTCCATATGTCCATTGCGCTTGGACTGATCTCCTACTTCGTTGCTCATCCGATTGATGACAATTTACTGTTCATTTTCCAGCCTGCAGAAGAAGGACCTGGTGGTGCTGAGCCAATGCTTAAGACTGATATCATGCAGGAATGGAAGCCTGATATGATTATAGCTTTGCATATTGCACCAGAATATCCAGTTGGCACGATTGCAACTAGAGAAGGTCTGCTTTTTGCCAACACTTCCGAACTGTTCATTGATCTTGTGGGGAAGGGCGGGCATGCTGCTTATCCGCACCAGACTAATGATATGGTCGTTGCAGCTTGTGCACTTGTGAACCAGCTTCAGTCTGTTGTTTCCAGGAATGTTGATCCACTTGACAGTGCTGTTGTTACAATCGGCAAAATCACCGGAGGCACAGTACAAAATATAATCGCTGAAACAGCAAGACTGGAAGGTACAATCCGCACTCTGTCTGTAGAATCAATGGCAAGAGTGAAGGAAAGGATTGAAGCACTCGTAAAAGGGATCGAAGTAGGTTATCAATGTAAGACTTCAATTGACTATGGAGCCATGTATCATCAAGTTTATAACAATGAAGGACTGGCACGAGAATTTATCGCCTTTGCTGAGGAAAGAGAAAATATCGACGTGGTAGTTTGTAAAGAAGCCATGACGGGTGAAGACTTTGGTTATATGCTCAAAGAGATTCCTGGCTTCATGTTCTGGCTCGGTGTTAATTCGGACCAGGGACTTCATCATGCCAGACTGGACCCGGATGAGGACGCCATCGAGGCAGCAATTAACTTGCTGACCAAGTATATTGAGTATAAAAGCAATTAA
- a CDS encoding TlpA family protein disulfide reductase: MRLRQPMPEISGATEWLNGEFTRNQLVGENPALIHFWSISCHLCKVAMPSVNELRDNYKDRLNVMAVHMPRSDKDMNMEEIKKVAAEHQISQPIFIDDEHKLTAAFENQYVPAYYLFDRNGLLRHFQAGGSGLKMLEKRVDRVLEEMEKEE, from the coding sequence ATGAGACTGCGTCAGCCTATGCCTGAAATATCCGGAGCCACTGAATGGTTAAATGGAGAGTTTACCAGGAATCAGCTGGTTGGTGAAAATCCGGCATTGATTCATTTTTGGTCGATCAGCTGCCATCTATGCAAGGTCGCGATGCCATCGGTGAATGAACTTCGTGACAATTATAAAGATCGACTGAATGTAATGGCTGTCCATATGCCCAGATCCGATAAAGACATGAATATGGAAGAAATCAAAAAAGTAGCAGCAGAACATCAGATTTCACAGCCCATATTCATTGATGATGAACATAAACTGACAGCTGCCTTTGAAAACCAATATGTCCCTGCTTACTATCTTTTTGACAGAAACGGTCTGTTAAGACATTTCCAGGCTGGCGGCAGCGGACTGAAGATGCTGGAAAAGCGCGTGGACAGGGTACTCGAAGAAATGGAAAAGGAAGAATAA